The Rosa rugosa chromosome 1, drRosRugo1.1, whole genome shotgun sequence genomic sequence gcgaaagctcgtgggttgccgaggaggcatgagcggaagctcgtgggttgctgggaaggcatgagcggaagctcgggctgccgggaaggcatgagcgggaagctcgtgggttgccgggaaggcatgagcgggaagcttatgagcggaagctcaagggtgctgCGAatgcatgagcggtaagctcgtgagcggaagctcgggggtgccgcgaaggcatgtgcggtaagctcgtgagcggaagctcaagggtgccgcaaaggcgtgagcggaagctcaagggtgccgcgaaggcgtgagcgggaaggtcgagggttgccgggaaggcatgagcgggaaggtcgagggttgccgggaaggcatgagcgggaagcttgagggttgccgagaaggcatgagtggaagctcggggtgccgggaaggcatgagcggaagctccagggttgccTGGAAGGCATGAGTGAAAGCGCGGGAtgtcggggaggcatgagcgaaagctcgtgggttgccgaggaggcatgagcggaagctcgtgggttgctgggaaggcatgagcggaagctcgggctgccgggaaggcatgagcgggaagctcgtgggttgccgggaaggcatgagtgaaagctcggggtgccgggaaggcatgagcgggaagctcgggatgccggggaggcatgagctgAAGCtggtgagcggaagctcaagggttgctggGGAGGCAtaagcggaagctcaagggttgccgggaaggcatgagcggaagctcggggtgccgggaaggcatgagcgggaagctcgtgagcggaagctcaagggtgccgcgaaggcatgagcggtaagctcgtgagcggaagctggggggtgccgcgaaggcatgagcggtaagctcgtgagcggaagctcaagggtgccgggaaggcatgagcgggaagctcgggatgccggggaggcatgagctgAAGCtggtgagcggaagctcaagggttgctggggaggcatgagcggaagctcaagggttgccgggaaggcatgagcggaagctcggggtgctgggaaggcatgagcgggaagctcgtgagcggaagctcaagggtgccgcgaaggcatgagcggtaagctcgtgagcggaagctggggggtgccgcgaaggcatgagcggtaagctcgtgagcggaagctcaagggtgccgcgaaggcatgagcggtaagctcgtgagcggaagctcgggggtgccgcgaaggcatgagcggtaagctcgtgagcggaagctcaagggtgccgcgaaggcgtgagcggaacctcgggggttgccgggaaggcatgagtggaagctcggggtgccgggaaggcatgagcgggaagctcgggatgccggggaggcatgagctgAAGCtggtgagcggaagctcaagggttgctggggaggcatgagcggaagctcaagggttgccgggaaggcatgagcggaagctcggggtgctgggaaggcatgagcgggaagctcgtgagcggaagctcaagggtgccgcgaaggcatgagcggtaagctcgtgagcggaagctggggggtgccgcgaaggcatgagcggtaagctcgtgagcggaagctcaagggtgccgcgaaggcatgagcggtaagctcgtgagcggaagctcgggggtgccgcgaaggcatgagcggtaagctcgtgagcggaagctcaagggtgccgcgaaggcgtgagcggaacctcgggggttgccgggaaggcatgagtggaagctcggggtgccgggaaggcatgagcgggaagctcgggatgccggggaggcatgagctgAAGCtggtgagcggaagctcaagggttgctggggaggcatgagcggaagctcaagggttgccgggaaggcatgagcggaagctcggggtgctgggaaggcatgagcgggaagctcgtgagcggaagctcaagggtgccgcgaaggcatgagcggtaagctcgtgagcggaagctggggggtgccgcgaaggcatgagcggtaagctcgtgagcggaagctcaagggtgccgcgaaggcatgagcggtaagctcgtgagcggaagctcgggggtgccgcgaaggcatgagcggtaagctcgtgagcggaagctcaagggtgccgcgaaggcgtgagcggaacctcgggggttgccgggaaggcatgagtggaagctcggggtgccgggaaggcatgagcgggaagctcgtgggttgtcgggaaggcatgagcgggaagcttatgagcggaagctcaagggtgctgCGAatgcatgagcggtaagctcgtgagcggaagctcgggggtgccgcgaaggcatatgcggtaagctcgtgagcggaaactCAAGGGTGCCGcaaaggcgtgagcggaagctcaagggtgccgcgaaggcgtgagcgggaaggtcgagggttgccgggaaggcatgagcgggaaggtcgagggttgccgggaaggcatgagcgggaagctcgagggttgccgggaaggcatgagtggaagctcggggtgccgggaaggcatgagcggaagctccagggttgccTGGAAGGCATGAGTGAAAGCTCGGGAtgtcggggaggcatgagcgaaagctcgtgggttgccgaggaggcatgagcggaagctcgtgggttgctgggaaggcatgagcgggaagctcgtgagcggaagctcaagggttgccgggaaggcatgagcggaagctcggggtgccaggagagcatgagcgggaagctcgtgggttgccgggaaggcatgagcgaaagctcggggtgccgggaaggcatgagcgggaagctcgggatgccggggaggcatgagctgAAGCtggtgagcggaagctcaagggttgctggggaggcatgagcggaagctcaagggttgccgggaaggcatgagcggaagctcggggtgccgggaaggcatgagcgggaagctcgtgagcggaagctcaagggtgccgcgaagggatgagcggtaagctcgtgagcggaagctcgggggtgccgcgaaggcatgagcggaagctcaagggtgccgcgaaggcgtgagcggaagctcgggggttgccgggaaggcatgagtggaagctcggggtgccgggaaggcatgagcggaaagctcgtgggttgccgggaaggcatgagcgggaagcttatgagcggaagctcaagggtgctgCGAatgcatgagcggtaagctcgtgagcggaagctcgggggtgccgcgaaggcatgtgcggtaagctcgtgagcggaagctcaagggtgccgcaaaggcgtgagcggaagctcaagggtgccgcaaaggcgtgagcggaagctcgggggtgtcgtgaaggcgtgagcggtaagctcgtgagcgggagctcgggggtgccgcgaagacgtgagcggtaagctcgtaaGCGGAAGCTCATGGTGGCGGGAAGTCACGagggcgaaagcctggcggtgccgctgaggcacgagcgcgaaagctcaagggttgccgctgaggcacgagcgcgaaagcctggcggtgccgctgaggcacgagaggaaaagctcaagggttgccgctgaggcacgagcgcgaaagctcaagggttgccgctgaggcacgagcgcgaaagctcaagggttgccgctgaggcacgagcgcgaaaagctcggcggtgcaactgaggcacgagcgcgaaagcctggcggtgccgctgaggcacaagaGCGAAAGCTTGGCGGTGCCACtgaggcattaacgggtagctcgaggtgatgccctgaggcgcGAGCgcgaccgttgctaattatgctgggctatatgtacaagtccccgaagtccccagtcaaggagggtgttcttacgggttgataccaaagcttagctttgtgccgtatatcaatcataattagtgcgagtgcgtcgtccatctagaattggtcggagcgaacgcttttgccctttcgggtgggcccctgctaggccctgcgaggagtcccccactcctggctatagacctccggatggtcggaaaattgtttgatgagggagctacgcggagcagagggtgttgggtagcgagcccaatctttggtagcCAAGCGTCgaggttaactgccggatcaatggctgccgtgggctgtgttaactagtccctttgctatttctcagaggagaaacttgactgcaatgtcgcgtagcggtcattgtcattatgaggcgttgccttaccgcttggcggttggtctgaatgaaaaatgataaacacatagagcaagtaataatattttgtttgagtgtcccatgtttatttaattgagttgcaattaaaaatagaagcatggcatattttgtatagcatgtacttgtaatgtggatgctaatatcatttttgcatttttgtaggcatgcttagagatCGTTTGAGATCGatatgtgaagcatggcatatctagtatgtgagatctagaaagtgttgccaaatctatgtACAAAATGTTgttggcatgctcaaaagtttatggaagtATGTAAAaacatatcaagtgtgatatattgttggcatgcatagaagtagtaaaagcatggcattggcatggcactagctcaaattgaaagagcgtaaaggaagatatagttacttatcttatgtcgatttggagcgagttggagttggaattgattaagtgcccaaattatgttggagttgtcctagCCGCGCTAGcagaggaatatgtcgccgccggactcgttagcggaagatgtcatcgccggacatgctagcctcgctggaggaatatgtcgccgccggacttgcttagcggaagatgtcaccgccggacatgctagcctcgctggaggaatatgtcgccgcggacacgcTGGCAAAGctgtcgccgctggacccgctagcggaaaatgtcgccgctggacccgctagcggaaaatgtcgccgctggactcgCTTGCCttgctggaggaatatgtcgccgcggacacgctggcggaagctgtcgccgccggacttgcttagcggaagatgtcatcgccggacatgctagcctcgctggaggaatatgtcgccgcggacacgcTGGAGGAAGCTGTCGCCACCGGACTTGCTTAGCGGAAGATttcaccgccggacatgctagcctcgctggaggaatatgtcgccgcggacacgctggcggaagctgtcgccgccggacttgcttagcggaagatgtcaccgccggacacgctagcctcgctggaggaatatgtcgccgcggacacgcTGGCGGAAGCTGTCGCCGCCAGACTtgcttagcggaagatgtcaccgccggacacgctagcctcgctggaggaatatgtcgccacgtacccgctagcggaaaatgtcgccgctggactcgCTTGCCttgctggaggaatatgtcgccgcggactctctagcggaaaatgtcgccactggacccgctagcggaaaatgtcgccgctggacatgcCGTTCTGTTGACTGATGTTGACTAGAGTTGGTCGGCGTTGACCGGTGTTTGATCAGCGTTGACTATGCTttatgggcgttgaccggatGCCAACGGGCCAAAGTTCATggtacgtgacgaagcctttgtgttggcttcccacagacggcgccaatgttaacgttagtgaccgagggggtctctagttagcttaagtgagagagagagagagagagagggaaattgacacaagatgtatagtggttcgtctccgccttagcgggagactacgtccacttgaaagcttatactagtgtgttgagccttgcggcccaagagggattacaaagcatgtaatgggatggtgtttAATTGGGAGGagacattccttttataggtgaaggaatgcttctcctttacatggttttcgatgtgggacaagcaaacaactattctagtatagaaatgccatattgtggaggcaacttggcaaggccggaaaagtggcttcccggcgacggatttgccacttccggataccgtagcgtagcttgaacatagggctacaagatgcaagtagcggttgtgcctcaccatggcttgggggtgtcccaaagagggtgttaattatgcttggtgagatagcaaactagccttgctagtagaggtatctacacatACAAATGTTTATGAAGTGAGACCAAAGTATTCTTATGTTGTGGACCTTGGAACTCTTTCATGCTTGTGTAAAAAATTGGAGATTAACTGTTTTCCTTGCTGCCATGGTTTTGCTGCAATTCTTACTGCCTCATTAGATGTTTATGCTTTTATAGATAAGCATTTTCATGTTAATTATTGCAAGAAGTGCTATGATTTTTCAATTTATCCAATTTCTAATGTTGATATGGCTTCTTCGGAATATGTTAGCAATGACTTCATACTTCCTCCAAATGCAAAGAGGCCTCCCGGGAAGCCTAGGCTCAAGAGGTTCAAGTTTAGAGGAGAGTGTGAAAAGAAGCTCATTCGTTGTGGCCGATGTGGCACAATGGGACAACATAACAAGAAGATCTGCACTGAACCTATCTGAATGTAAAGTTGTCAATTGCTTTAGCATTTTGACTGGTTATATTGGAGGGGGGGCAGTAAtaggctattggggggcaatagatgatTTTATCCAGGGTCAGTATAACATTTTTTGCTGTCAAAGATTATTGACATTGATTGGTGCTTGAGTTTTGTTGCTGACTGATAAATTGATTAAGTTTTCCAAGCACTTGTATCGAGATTTTTTCCAGTTGCTCTAtccattttgatttcattttaacTTTTCCATTAATGCAGCAGttgattttatgtttattttcattttagcATGTCTGTTTCTGAGTTGCAAGTTTTTCCAGTGTGATGTGACCCTACATAAAATGTCTATGGGGGCAATACAAGTCTcttggcccccaatagaaccTGAATGTTTGAGGGTTGATGTTCCACAGTTGTGAAATTTTAACACTTGTACATTCCAAATGTAGTTTGATATCCTACTGTGTTACTTCTGACCCTCTAACCAAACTCTATTGGGGGtcaatagacttctattgccctccaatagaacctGGTTTCTGAGGAGTTAAGGCACTAGCTTTGTAATAGGGGCCTGTAATTTGAATATCGACCTGTGTCATATGCTCAACAATAGTAACTGAAGATAAATTCTTTCAATTTGAcagaaaataaattgaaaagATGTCAAATctacattttctatttttttggcTCTCCTACAGCATGTGCAGTTTCAGCAAGGTATCTTTCGATGCTGCAACCACATTCCTCCTTTGCAAACCTCTCAAAAATTGTTTTCCTCATGTCATCACCTTTCTTCTTGCTGGGTTCCACTCCGTGAATTATGCTTTCCATGAAATGGATCATAAAAGGTCCACAGTCCTCCCTGTAAAGCAAGAATTTAAGTTATTGATCCTTAAAAAGAGtttctattgtcccccaatataCCCCTATTGGGGTCAAATAGACTGACAACTTGCACAAATTTATCAATTAAACTGTCATCTTTTATATCAAAAATAAAGAGTAAAGGATTTTGAGGCACTTACGATGAGGTTTTCTGCTAAGGGCAGTTGAAGTCTTATACAACCTCGTAGTCATTTTCCCCAATTTAATTATCCAATATCCACCTTCtgacctctttctctctttgtgTCATTTCTTCAACCACGGAGACAAAGTCTCCTTTATTGTTCTCACCTTTGCACTTCTCTCTTGTGTTCTCATGATCCTGGCTGTCATCTAGAAATATTCTCCCTGTCATCTTCACGTCGCGGATGAACTTCCTTATGTGCTTAACATGTTTAAATGCAAATATATAAAGCATCAACAAACTTTCCAAATTTCACCATTTGAAAAATAAACAGATTGTTTTGATATGATTACTTACCACCCAGTTTGTGTTGTTGTAATATTGGTTATCTTTTGTCCATTCCTTTTTTGGTGGCAGCATAGAGTTCATGTgaacaaactttttttttcattgtcgATGATAAGCAGTGTGTAGTGCTGGCTGTAGTAATGGTGTATTGGGATAAGCACCTTGGGGTAGCTGAAGTTAATCCACAGTTCTTCAATCAGGAATAACTCTATTTCAATCTTGTGGCCTTTAAAGTCATCTTTAAGAATGTTCTTGCCTTCTTTTTTGAAATCCTCTAGTTTCTTTTCGTGTTAAACTGCGTAGTACTACACAAAGAGTAAACACATATGAAATCATTGAATTGTTAACTTAAATTTGTTTTTTGGACGCGGTGCAGCAACACGCTGCTATTTTTGTTTCGGTACTTACCGCTGCTTCGATGTTCAGTAATCCAATCTGAGTCTTCCTTTCTTTCAGTTCCTTCTGCAACATTTCAGTATAAGCCTTAACCACCTGTAATTGTTCAATTTGATTTTCAGTTAGTATTATATATGTGAAGAACAAcacctattgccccccaatagacgtctattggggtcCAATAAAAACAAACAGCTTTAGCTTACATCAATATCCAGATCTTGCTCTTGTACGATAATCTTCATGTCTGCCCTGGTTACCCCTATTATTCCATTTTCACTTGTCCAGTAGACATATCTGCGTAAACAGAAAAATATGTAGTTAATATGAGTTTGTAAAGCATTAATATTCATGTTTTGAAAGTTATGTTATGCACTTACGTATTGTCATCCACCATCTCAAAGAATTGCTGGTAGTGTTTTGCTACTTCAGGCTTTAATGTTTTCCATGTGTACTTTTCACAATTCACATCTCTTATTTGCATTGGGTGCTGCACTTGTTTCCCTTTCTGCAGTTTCGTTGCCGGCTTCGGTTCTGCTTTCTTTTTCTGCTTTGGCTGTTCCTGTGCAGcagtctttcttttctttccataaGTCTTCAAGATCTCCGGTGTGTCATACTCAAAGTCGTCGTCCTTGTCCTTCACAACTGCCTTTCTCTTGTATTCTTTCACATTCCTCACGATTGAATGCATGGCAACTCTTTTCTTCTCGTTGGGGACCGACGTTACTGCCATTTATGTTCCTGGCTCTGCCATTTCAACTGTCTCAGCTGCTTCCAGTGTTTTCGACACAAGTTGATCTATTTTTTCTGATTCCATCGCATTTAGTGTGTCCACAGCTGTATCCTCAAACACTTCCTCTTCTGGTCTCTTACAAGATAGTGGAACCGCATCAACTAGATCCGCTGCCCTTGGTTCTTCTTTGACTGGTGTTTGAGGCTCATATTCGGCTTGGTTCCCCTCAGATTCAGGTTCCCTCCCTTGATCTTGCTCGATCGACACCAGTACCATCTGTAGTTGATTACCTTGCTGCTCACTACTTTGCAAGTCAGGTTTCCTGCAGTTGCTTTCGCCAACAATTTCTTCAGAGCTTTTATGTGGTTCTGGTACGATCTGTTTTCCTACATCACCTCAGTCATTTTCTTCTCCATACCTCTCAATATTCTCATCAACAACAGTAACCTTTTTCCAAAGCACCCTAATATGGTTCGCAAGTCCTTCATTTGCTTTCGAGAGTTTCTTCATTTGCTCCTCCATTTGCTGTTTTTCACCATCGTCTTCAATCTCCCTATCCATTTCTTTCAGCAGAACTCTCATGTTACCAGTAACCCTTATGGTCTCCTCTTTCTGGTCTTGGCTCGCTTGAGGAACCTACAACCAATAAAACAACAATTGagtccaaaaaagaaaacaatattattgtggggcaatagatgtctattagccCTCAATAGACAGCTTATGAACCCaatattgggggccaatagatgtctattccCAATAGACCATTTGTT encodes the following:
- the LOC133741503 gene encoding uncharacterized protein LOC133741503, with protein sequence MAVTSVPNEKKRVAMHSIVRNVKEYKRKAVVKDKDDDFEYDTPEILKTYGKKRKTAAQEQPKQKKKAEPKPATKLQKGKQVQHPMQIRDVNCEKYTWKTLKPEVAKHYQQFFEMVDDNTYVYWTSENGIIGVTRADMKIIVQEQDLDIDVS